A section of the Pseudanabaena mucicola str. Chao 1806 genome encodes:
- the trmD gene encoding tRNA (guanosine(37)-N1)-methyltransferase TrmD yields the protein MRIDIVTLFPEFFTSPLQTSLLGKAIANQIAEVHLTNPRDFTTDKHHRVDDEPYGGGAGMLMKPDPIFAAVESLPILPKRVIIYMTPQGEPMRQNLFKELVGYDQLVLICGSYEGIDERVCEHLVNREVSLGDFVLTCGEIPALALINGVVRLRPGTVGKEDSLKFESFEDGLLDYPQYTRPPVFRGWEVPEVLRSGNHKLIAEWRREQQILRTKQRRPDML from the coding sequence ATGCGTATAGATATTGTCACTCTCTTTCCTGAATTTTTTACTTCACCTTTGCAGACAAGTTTGCTCGGAAAAGCGATCGCCAATCAAATTGCGGAAGTACATCTCACTAATCCCAGAGATTTCACTACCGATAAGCATCATCGAGTCGATGACGAACCCTATGGCGGCGGTGCGGGAATGCTGATGAAGCCTGATCCTATTTTTGCGGCAGTGGAGTCTTTGCCAATTTTGCCAAAGCGTGTAATTATCTACATGACTCCGCAAGGAGAGCCAATGAGACAGAATCTATTTAAAGAATTAGTAGGTTATGATCAGCTAGTTCTCATTTGCGGTAGCTATGAAGGAATTGATGAGCGTGTATGTGAACATCTCGTAAATCGCGAAGTTTCCCTTGGAGATTTTGTGCTGACCTGTGGCGAGATTCCAGCATTGGCACTAATTAATGGAGTAGTGCGTTTGCGTCCAGGGACTGTTGGGAAAGAAGATTCGCTTAAATTTGAGAGCTTTGAAGATGGATTATTAGACTATCCACAATATACGCGCCCACCAGTATTTCGGGGTTGGGAAGTTCCCGAGGTTTTGCGATCGGGTAATCACAAGCTAATTGCTGAATGGAGGAGGGAACAACAAATTTTAAGAACAAAACAGCGTCGCCCTGATATGCTCTAA
- a CDS encoding Rid family detoxifying hydrolase codes for MSQKEVIRSANAPEPVGPYNQAIAVSATSKLIFMAGQIAINPAVGKIVATTVEEQAEQVIKNIQAVLDEAGADITNVIKTTVFLADMADFPKVNAVYGKYFLAPFPARSTVQVARLPLDALVEIECIVAI; via the coding sequence ATGAGTCAAAAAGAAGTTATCCGAAGCGCCAATGCTCCTGAACCCGTTGGTCCCTATAACCAAGCGATCGCAGTTTCGGCGACTAGCAAGTTGATTTTTATGGCAGGACAAATTGCGATCAATCCTGCCGTTGGTAAAATCGTGGCGACGACAGTGGAAGAACAAGCCGAACAGGTAATCAAAAATATTCAAGCCGTTCTCGATGAGGCAGGCGCAGATATCACCAATGTGATTAAAACGACCGTATTTCTCGCAGATATGGCAGATTTCCCCAAAGTCAATGCCGTCTATGGTAAATATTTTCTCGCTCCATTCCCAGCCCGTTCCACTGTGCAAGTAGCTAGACTTCCTCTCGATGCTCTTGTTGAGATTGAATGTATTGTGGCGATCTAA
- a CDS encoding Uma2 family endonuclease has product MTPAIANPDLSNQTPAEKLLWTSADLELLPDNGNRYEIIDGELYLTRAPHNKHQKTCGRFFTVLDIWSVATKLGEAEIGAGVIFGDNDDVIPDVVWLSKERHTALVDDAGHFRGSPELVIEVLSAGTDNEKRDREVKLKLYSSHGVLEYWIADWRAKQIQVYRRENGVLKLAMTLFEKDLLTSPLLPEFTCPLSQIFE; this is encoded by the coding sequence ATGACTCCAGCGATCGCCAATCCTGATCTCTCAAATCAAACACCAGCCGAAAAGCTGCTCTGGACAAGTGCCGACCTTGAGCTATTGCCCGACAACGGCAACCGCTATGAAATTATTGATGGAGAACTTTACTTGACTAGAGCACCTCACAACAAACATCAAAAAACCTGTGGCAGATTTTTTACCGTTTTAGATATTTGGTCAGTTGCTACAAAATTAGGTGAAGCCGAGATTGGTGCAGGAGTGATTTTTGGTGATAACGATGATGTGATTCCTGATGTGGTGTGGCTCAGCAAAGAAAGACATACCGCTTTAGTTGATGATGCGGGACATTTCCGAGGTTCGCCCGAACTGGTGATTGAGGTGCTATCTGCGGGAACTGATAATGAGAAACGCGATCGCGAAGTGAAGTTAAAGCTCTATTCATCCCACGGTGTATTAGAGTATTGGATTGCAGATTGGAGGGCAAAGCAAATTCAAGTTTATCGTCGTGAAAATGGCGTTCTCAAATTAGCGATGACTTTGTTTGAGAAGGATCTACTTACCTCTCCATTGTTACCAGAATTCACTTGTCCGCTATCCCAGATTTTTGAGTAA